A region of Paenibacillus sp. 37 DNA encodes the following proteins:
- a CDS encoding YfbR-like 5'-deoxynucleotidase — MGIHTYFRSLNDLERIIRTPGKFKFEEHSVSAHSWKVVQYAKTLADIEEQHGVIVDWKKLYEITSSHDYGEIFIGDIKTPVKHYSLELRSMLQKVEEGMVEHFINENIPEEFQPIFRRQLREGKDQSVEGLILEVADKMDQVYEAFAELQRGNTEKEFIVMYRYALVKIKNIDLHCVQYFLEQILPDMIEEGIRSPFDIRKITEEALAQ, encoded by the coding sequence ATGGGAATCCATACATACTTCAGGTCACTGAATGATCTTGAACGTATTATTCGTACACCTGGCAAATTCAAATTCGAAGAACACAGCGTCTCCGCTCATTCCTGGAAAGTGGTACAGTACGCCAAAACACTCGCAGATATTGAGGAACAGCATGGAGTCATCGTGGATTGGAAGAAGTTATACGAAATTACGAGCAGTCATGATTATGGTGAAATCTTCATTGGTGATATCAAAACACCAGTCAAACATTATTCACTGGAGCTGCGTTCGATGCTGCAGAAGGTGGAAGAAGGCATGGTTGAACATTTTATTAATGAAAATATTCCTGAAGAGTTCCAGCCTATATTCCGCAGACAGCTGCGTGAGGGCAAAGACCAATCGGTTGAAGGACTGATTCTCGAAGTCGCAGACAAGATGGATCAGGTATATGAAGCCTTTGCTGAGCTCCAACGTGGCAATACGGAGAAAGAGTTTATCGTTATGTACCGTTATGCCTTGGTCAAAATCAAAAATATCGACCTCCACTGTGTGCAGTATTTCCTGGAACAGATTCTACCCGACATGATTGAAGAAGGTATTCGCTCCCCGTTTGATATTCGCAAAATAACCGAAGAAGCTCTGGCCCAGTAA
- a CDS encoding response regulator: MTEPMTIKYRTIIVEDEALIRRNVSRKFRELDTRFEVIGEARNGQEALQLIEHAVPDLVVTDIQMPVMNGLELAKHLYFAYPHVKIVILSGYHEFEYARQAISYKVEDYLLKPLSEEQLRTLLDAMELKLGSAVDSLAHVSAVLDEQVKPEDIAEAIKLYLKQNYMHEITLQDMAGQMHFTVDYLGKCFKKVTGETPLKYMTGLRINEAKRMLVTHENMDIKTIGGAVGYSDSHYFSRIFKNKTGLYPSEYRLQLQERKKALSMDEENHVDLS; encoded by the coding sequence ATGACTGAACCCATGACAATCAAATACAGAACGATTATTGTGGAAGATGAAGCCCTGATTCGCCGGAATGTCTCGCGCAAATTCAGAGAGCTGGACACCCGGTTCGAGGTGATCGGTGAAGCGCGGAACGGTCAGGAAGCGTTACAGCTCATCGAACATGCCGTACCTGATCTGGTTGTAACTGATATACAGATGCCGGTAATGAATGGATTGGAGCTCGCCAAACATCTGTATTTTGCCTATCCGCATGTAAAGATTGTCATTCTGAGTGGTTACCATGAATTCGAATATGCACGGCAGGCAATCAGTTACAAGGTGGAGGATTATCTGCTCAAACCATTATCGGAAGAACAGCTTCGGACACTGCTGGATGCGATGGAATTGAAGCTTGGGAGCGCTGTGGATTCACTTGCCCACGTCAGTGCCGTGCTGGACGAGCAGGTGAAGCCGGAGGATATCGCAGAGGCCATTAAGTTGTATTTGAAGCAGAATTACATGCATGAGATTACACTCCAGGACATGGCGGGACAGATGCATTTTACTGTGGACTATCTAGGAAAGTGTTTTAAGAAAGTAACGGGGGAGACTCCGCTGAAATATATGACAGGTCTGCGGATCAATGAAGCAAAACGTATGCTTGTCACCCATGAGAATATGGATATCAAGACGATTGGTGGAGCGGTAGGGTATAGTGATTCCCACTATTTCAGCCGGATCTTCAAAAACAAAACGGGCTTGTACCCTAGCGAATACCGACTGCAATTGCAGGAACGAAAAAAAGCCCTGTCCATGGATGAGGAGAACCATGTTGACCTGAGCTGA
- a CDS encoding metal-dependent hydrolase, whose protein sequence is MMGRSHLIIGTGVSLSVLQLAGMPVTAPAVTVALIGSLLPDIDEPNSLLVSRALPNSLIRLLQTILLPTAVFVYFYVHAKPWNLLLAILIALVSFLPSRSLRKVLMFAIGLGLVFYGHAFAPWNLIAGSLLMLCTTLTHRGLTHTLYGTAIWAGLLYSTTQQQGPEIWVAGGTAYAMHLLADSLTNRGIRPLPPLKWRIRVNLMSTGTKRGAVVENVCIVLTLILAWIAFSPLFL, encoded by the coding sequence ATGATGGGAAGATCCCACCTTATTATCGGGACAGGTGTGTCGCTTTCTGTTCTGCAGTTGGCCGGCATGCCGGTGACTGCGCCGGCAGTTACGGTTGCTCTGATTGGTTCGTTATTGCCTGACATTGATGAGCCAAATTCGCTGCTGGTATCCAGAGCCCTGCCTAACAGTCTGATCAGGTTGTTACAGACGATTCTGTTGCCCACAGCTGTATTTGTGTACTTCTATGTTCATGCCAAACCATGGAACCTGTTGCTTGCGATCCTCATTGCGCTTGTGTCATTCCTGCCTTCGCGTTCGCTTCGCAAAGTGTTGATGTTTGCGATTGGACTAGGGCTTGTCTTCTATGGTCATGCGTTTGCACCGTGGAACTTGATTGCAGGCAGCCTACTTATGCTGTGTACAACGCTAACTCACAGGGGACTAACGCATACCCTATATGGAACAGCCATTTGGGCCGGCTTGCTTTACAGCACGACCCAGCAGCAGGGACCGGAGATCTGGGTAGCAGGAGGTACAGCATATGCCATGCACTTGTTGGCCGATTCACTAACCAATCGGGGGATTCGTCCGTTACCACCGCTCAAGTGGCGCATACGGGTGAATCTGATGAGTACAGGGACCAAACGTGGGGCCGTTGTAGAGAATGTCTGCATTGTGCTTACTCTTATTTTGGCCTGGATTGCATTCTCACCGCTATTTCTGTAA
- a CDS encoding ABC transporter substrate-binding protein, translating to MMRKRFLFSLASVLLLSTLLLAGCNSGKSTEGSGKVTLTFGTSQSGIPRTGIMQTMAKEYEQETGIKIDFQVVPDAQWRDLIKVKLASGEAPDIFNVDVDPLSMPANVRPEENAIDLTNEEFTGRMSEEILPTVSHNDKVYGVSFAPTKIWYVYYNKRIFQELGIEPPTSYAEFKAISQKIKDKDIIPFYQAPASGWYQVLPLFETGPNYEQTTAGTYEKLNNNEMKVADMTQLKTVIEQLKEFADLGYFGKDFLSNTVEAGIEAFGQEKAAMLLRVPGTEKEVSEAYPAMKDNMGFFVMPWGDNQTIGVNPGGSAAMFGNKNSKHPEEVLKFFRWITEHDHLQRVFDEGEGNLTICWPEIEPKLTQDYIDYEKNHEKGTVMQAAVKYIDPQWMDIGKDLSGMFAGAMTPDQILQNIDKRRAEQAKVLKDEKWQ from the coding sequence ATGATGAGAAAACGATTTCTATTTTCACTTGCAAGTGTGCTCCTGCTCTCCACCCTTCTGCTTGCCGGGTGCAACTCAGGTAAAAGTACGGAAGGTTCGGGTAAGGTGACACTCACGTTTGGAACAAGCCAATCCGGTATTCCGCGTACAGGCATCATGCAGACGATGGCCAAGGAATATGAGCAGGAGACCGGTATCAAAATTGACTTCCAAGTTGTCCCTGACGCACAGTGGCGTGACCTGATCAAGGTGAAGCTGGCCTCTGGTGAAGCACCTGACATTTTCAATGTCGATGTGGACCCACTGAGCATGCCGGCTAACGTAAGACCGGAGGAAAATGCCATTGACCTGACCAATGAGGAATTCACAGGTCGGATGTCTGAAGAGATTTTGCCAACCGTCAGTCACAATGACAAGGTGTACGGGGTTTCTTTTGCGCCAACGAAAATCTGGTATGTGTACTATAACAAACGTATCTTCCAGGAGCTCGGCATAGAGCCTCCTACATCCTATGCCGAATTCAAGGCAATCAGCCAGAAAATTAAGGATAAAGACATTATTCCGTTCTATCAAGCACCTGCCAGCGGGTGGTATCAGGTTCTGCCTTTGTTCGAAACGGGACCTAACTATGAGCAAACAACAGCGGGAACGTACGAGAAACTGAATAATAATGAGATGAAAGTCGCAGATATGACGCAACTCAAGACGGTCATTGAACAGTTGAAAGAATTTGCGGATCTAGGTTATTTTGGAAAAGACTTCTTGTCCAATACGGTAGAAGCGGGAATTGAAGCGTTTGGTCAGGAGAAAGCAGCGATGTTGCTGCGGGTTCCAGGGACCGAAAAGGAAGTCTCCGAAGCGTATCCGGCAATGAAAGATAATATGGGGTTCTTCGTCATGCCGTGGGGAGATAATCAGACGATTGGTGTGAATCCGGGCGGTTCAGCTGCGATGTTTGGTAACAAAAACAGTAAACATCCCGAAGAAGTGCTGAAATTCTTCCGCTGGATTACCGAGCATGATCATCTGCAACGTGTGTTTGATGAAGGTGAAGGTAACCTGACCATTTGCTGGCCGGAAATCGAACCAAAGCTGACACAGGATTATATTGATTATGAGAAAAATCATGAAAAAGGAACGGTCATGCAGGCCGCTGTGAAATATATTGATCCACAATGGATGGATATTGGCAAAGACTTGTCGGGCATGTTCGCCGGAGCCATGACACCGGATCAGATTCTGCAAAACATTGATAAACGCCGTGCTGAACAAGCCAAAGTGCTGAAAGATGAGAAGTGGCAGTAA
- a CDS encoding formate/nitrite transporter family protein: MYTPSVEGIIEAAVKKRDQMNSNLSRYMVAALMAGAYVGLGIVLIFSIGAPLLAAQSPLQTMLMGMSFGLALTLVIFAGSELFTGNNMFFTMSTLAGRTTVKDTLKNWGLVFLGNLLGAILLSLLIVGSGLFKTAAPEHLLFVASAKKMAAPVSELFFRGILCNWLVCLAIWMAARTKEDIAKIALIWWCLYAFIASGYEHSVANMTLLSLSWLLPNHPDTITLAGWFHNMIPVTLGNIIGGALFVGMAYWYTSPVRKRS; the protein is encoded by the coding sequence ATGTATACACCAAGTGTTGAGGGAATTATTGAAGCTGCAGTTAAAAAACGGGATCAGATGAACTCCAATCTTTCACGCTACATGGTTGCCGCCTTAATGGCGGGTGCCTATGTAGGACTTGGCATCGTGCTGATCTTCAGTATCGGTGCTCCGCTCCTTGCGGCACAGTCACCACTGCAAACCATGTTGATGGGCATGTCCTTCGGACTCGCGCTCACGCTGGTCATCTTTGCCGGATCGGAACTGTTCACAGGTAACAATATGTTCTTTACCATGAGTACACTGGCAGGCCGGACCACAGTTAAAGATACACTGAAAAACTGGGGGCTCGTCTTCCTCGGCAACTTGTTAGGTGCGATCCTGCTCAGCCTGCTTATTGTAGGCAGTGGCCTGTTCAAAACGGCTGCGCCTGAACATCTGTTATTCGTCGCTTCAGCCAAAAAGATGGCTGCTCCCGTATCGGAGTTGTTCTTCCGCGGCATTCTCTGTAACTGGCTCGTCTGTCTGGCGATCTGGATGGCTGCTCGCACAAAAGAGGATATCGCCAAAATTGCTCTTATCTGGTGGTGTCTGTACGCCTTTATTGCAAGTGGGTATGAGCACAGTGTTGCCAATATGACTTTGCTGTCCTTGTCCTGGCTGTTGCCTAACCACCCGGATACCATTACTCTGGCAGGCTGGTTTCATAACATGATCCCGGTGACACTTGGTAATATCATCGGCGGTGCCCTATTTGTCGGAATGGCTTACTGGTATACTTCACCGGTACGTAAAAGATCATAA
- a CDS encoding carbohydrate ABC transporter permease: MNANKIYPWYFSSGAIVLYLLFIVAPALLGIYYSFTDWNSYSSEKNFIGLEHFRTILAGDPTYLLFIKNTVLFTLVTSIAKTVLGLFLALLLVSGVKAANVHRMIIFSPQVLSFLIVGLVFKSLLDPNNGFVNVTLRSMGLDVLTQNWLGSLTWAMPSIMAVDTWKGMGYIMVLFIAGLLAIPRDYYEAASIDGAGFGQKLFRITIPMLMPTITIATVLNITYGLRVFDAVYVLTNGGPGNATDVINTAVYSSFAKGYWGLGSALSTILFVIMAIISFFIIRLMNRKVEY; this comes from the coding sequence ATGAATGCAAACAAAATCTATCCCTGGTATTTCTCATCTGGAGCGATTGTATTATATCTGCTATTTATCGTCGCTCCCGCCCTGCTGGGCATCTATTATTCCTTCACCGACTGGAACAGCTATAGTTCGGAGAAGAACTTCATCGGTCTGGAGCATTTCCGCACCATTCTGGCGGGTGATCCGACTTATCTGCTTTTTATCAAAAACACAGTCCTGTTTACCCTCGTTACGTCCATCGCCAAGACTGTTCTGGGATTGTTCCTGGCTCTGCTCCTGGTCAGCGGTGTAAAGGCCGCAAATGTGCATCGGATGATCATTTTCTCCCCGCAGGTGCTGTCGTTTCTCATTGTTGGGCTTGTGTTCAAAAGTCTGCTTGATCCCAACAACGGGTTCGTGAATGTGACCCTGCGTTCCATGGGACTGGACGTTCTGACCCAGAACTGGCTGGGCTCCTTGACCTGGGCCATGCCATCCATCATGGCAGTGGATACGTGGAAAGGCATGGGGTACATCATGGTGCTCTTCATCGCCGGACTGCTCGCCATTCCACGGGATTACTACGAAGCAGCATCCATTGATGGCGCCGGCTTCGGGCAGAAGTTGTTCCGGATCACCATTCCGATGCTTATGCCTACCATTACAATCGCAACGGTACTTAATATTACGTATGGGTTACGGGTATTCGATGCCGTATACGTGCTAACCAACGGTGGCCCCGGTAACGCAACAGATGTCATTAATACGGCGGTCTATTCCTCTTTTGCCAAAGGGTATTGGGGGCTCGGAAGTGCGCTATCTACCATTCTGTTTGTCATCATGGCGATCATCTCCTTTTTCATCATTCGTTTGATGAACCGAAAGGTGGAATACTAA
- the nirD gene encoding nitrite reductase small subunit NirD: MTTKQSGTYFPAGVVEEFLPRIGRVVEIKDHQLAVFRASDGTIFAADNHNPHPKGGPLAEGIVSGHYLYDPLYDWKIDLTTGLVQAPDNGQVQMYPVKVENGQVWIAV; this comes from the coding sequence ATGACGACAAAACAATCAGGCACCTACTTCCCTGCCGGAGTAGTTGAAGAATTCCTGCCACGAATCGGAAGAGTAGTTGAGATTAAGGACCATCAGCTTGCTGTCTTTCGTGCATCGGATGGCACCATCTTCGCTGCGGATAATCACAACCCCCACCCCAAGGGTGGGCCGCTGGCAGAAGGCATCGTGTCCGGACATTATCTGTACGATCCACTGTATGATTGGAAAATCGATCTGACGACCGGTCTTGTGCAAGCACCGGATAATGGTCAAGTCCAGATGTATCCAGTCAAGGTAGAGAACGGCCAGGTCTGGATTGCTGTATAG
- the nirB gene encoding nitrite reductase large subunit NirB: MNGKKENLIIIGNGMAGISTVEQILKLTTRFDITVFGTEPYPNYNRIMLSYVLEGSKTLDDIVLNDLHWYEDYGITLHTGTTVTRIDAETHEVVTEDGTRVPYDKIIIATGSNSFILPVPGHDKEGVVGFRDIADCNVMLEAAKQYKRAAVIGGGLLGLEAAKGLVQLGMEVTVVHLMEDLMERQLDPQASAMLKAELERQGIRFKMGAQTSELLGGERVEGIRFADDTVLNVDFVVMAVGIKPNTTVARESGMEVNRGIVVNDYMQTSLENVYSVGECTEHRGVCYGLVAPLFEQGMILAKHICGVETAPYEGSVVSTKLKISGVDVFSTGEFIDSPEHTVISHKDDWKRTYKKILLRDNKMVGAVLFGDITDSAELQKLIKNQTEMTEELYGSLMGTGCGGHKKATSVETMPEDEIVCGCNGVTKGTIVDVITNQGLTTVDEIKACTGATRSCGGCKPVVEQILQYVLGDGFSSGAKQGICGCTSMGRDEIVAEIRAKGLQTTKEVMNVLGWSQPEGCSKCRPAINYYLGMIAPDTHEDEKESRFVNERMNANIQKDGTYTVVPRMYGGVTTPADLKRIADVSVKYDVKAVKVTGGQRLDLIGVKKEDLTKVWAELDMPSGYAYAKSLRTVKTCVGSQFCRFGTQDSMAMGARIERKFERLDLPAKFKYAVNGCPRNCAEACTKDIGIVGNDGGWEIFIGGNGGIKARLADSLCKVKTDEELIELCGAIMQYYRETGNYLERTSEWVERMGLEHIRSVVVDNLEERKALMQRIEFALEHVEEPWQKAIRNEEGQSKMFHGIEVSARP; the protein is encoded by the coding sequence ATGAACGGAAAAAAAGAGAACCTCATTATCATTGGTAACGGTATGGCAGGAATCAGTACCGTTGAGCAAATTTTGAAATTAACTACGCGATTTGATATTACTGTTTTTGGCACAGAGCCCTATCCTAACTACAACCGCATTATGTTGTCTTATGTACTGGAAGGAAGCAAAACACTGGACGATATCGTGCTGAACGACCTTCACTGGTATGAAGATTACGGCATTACGCTGCACACAGGCACAACGGTTACACGAATCGATGCCGAGACACACGAAGTTGTGACTGAAGATGGAACTCGCGTTCCTTATGACAAAATTATCATTGCAACAGGCTCCAACTCCTTCATTCTCCCCGTACCGGGACATGACAAAGAAGGTGTTGTCGGTTTCCGCGATATCGCCGATTGCAATGTCATGCTGGAAGCTGCTAAGCAGTATAAACGAGCGGCCGTTATCGGGGGCGGACTGCTAGGCCTTGAAGCTGCCAAAGGGTTGGTACAACTTGGCATGGAAGTTACCGTAGTGCATCTGATGGAAGATCTGATGGAGCGTCAGCTTGATCCACAAGCTTCAGCCATGTTGAAGGCAGAACTCGAACGTCAGGGTATCCGGTTCAAGATGGGTGCGCAGACTTCCGAACTGCTGGGCGGCGAACGCGTTGAAGGGATACGTTTTGCAGATGATACGGTTCTGAATGTTGATTTTGTGGTCATGGCTGTAGGCATTAAACCCAATACGACTGTAGCCCGCGAAAGCGGTATGGAAGTGAACCGGGGTATTGTCGTGAATGACTATATGCAGACTTCACTTGAGAATGTGTATTCGGTCGGGGAATGTACAGAGCACCGCGGGGTATGTTACGGCCTCGTTGCCCCCTTGTTCGAACAAGGCATGATTCTCGCGAAACATATCTGCGGTGTAGAGACCGCTCCATATGAAGGTTCTGTAGTATCTACGAAATTGAAAATTTCGGGTGTAGACGTGTTTTCAACGGGTGAATTCATCGACAGCCCAGAGCACACGGTCATTTCGCACAAAGATGACTGGAAACGAACCTACAAAAAAATTCTGCTTCGTGATAATAAAATGGTCGGCGCTGTTCTCTTCGGTGACATTACGGATTCTGCCGAATTGCAGAAACTGATTAAAAATCAAACCGAAATGACCGAGGAATTGTACGGTTCACTCATGGGTACAGGCTGCGGTGGTCATAAGAAAGCAACCTCTGTTGAAACGATGCCCGAGGACGAGATCGTCTGTGGATGTAACGGGGTAACTAAAGGCACGATTGTCGATGTAATTACAAACCAGGGCCTTACCACTGTAGATGAAATCAAAGCCTGTACCGGTGCAACACGCTCATGCGGTGGATGTAAACCGGTTGTGGAACAGATTCTGCAATATGTGCTGGGAGACGGCTTCAGCAGTGGAGCCAAACAGGGAATATGCGGATGTACTTCCATGGGACGGGATGAGATTGTAGCTGAGATTCGTGCAAAAGGATTACAAACGACCAAAGAGGTCATGAATGTACTGGGTTGGAGTCAGCCTGAGGGTTGTTCGAAATGTCGCCCTGCAATCAACTATTACCTTGGCATGATTGCACCAGACACACACGAAGATGAGAAGGAATCCCGTTTTGTTAACGAACGCATGAATGCAAATATTCAAAAAGATGGAACGTATACGGTCGTACCTCGGATGTATGGCGGAGTGACTACACCAGCGGATCTCAAACGCATCGCTGATGTTTCAGTCAAATATGATGTGAAAGCAGTCAAAGTTACCGGCGGTCAGCGCCTCGACTTGATTGGTGTCAAAAAAGAAGATCTGACTAAAGTCTGGGCTGAACTGGATATGCCTTCAGGTTATGCATACGCCAAATCGCTGCGCACGGTCAAAACATGTGTCGGCTCCCAATTCTGCCGATTCGGTACACAGGATTCCATGGCTATGGGTGCTCGGATTGAACGGAAATTCGAACGTCTGGATCTGCCTGCCAAGTTCAAATACGCTGTCAATGGCTGTCCACGGAACTGTGCAGAGGCATGTACAAAAGATATCGGTATCGTTGGTAACGACGGCGGCTGGGAAATCTTTATCGGTGGTAACGGCGGTATTAAAGCAAGACTTGCTGATTCCCTATGCAAAGTGAAAACAGATGAAGAGTTGATTGAATTGTGCGGAGCCATCATGCAATATTACCGCGAGACAGGTAACTATCTGGAGCGGACTTCCGAGTGGGTGGAACGTATGGGTCTGGAGCATATTCGTTCGGTTGTCGTGGATAATCTTGAGGAACGCAAAGCGTTGATGCAACGGATTGAATTCGCACTTGAGCATGTGGAAGAACCTTGGCAAAAAGCGATTCGTAATGAGGAAGGCCAAAGCAAAATGTTCCACGGCATCGAAGTATCGGCTCGTCCATAA
- a CDS encoding sensor histidine kinase — translation MRYRFGTLQQSLFAYYSAVFIIFSLIVAGLLYVFLASDIRQRSEEQQRQLGVSIVSNLDQEVVKMNNFSMNIVYSNLVKEHFSHYLAPAEGSEQTMTSDPALYKDTTTLIDVILAIISSSNTAKQANIYDVNGKMLGAGAFNGQLSVDLTQRPWYKETWERSGWRVIQLLEGGALPIPTGEGKSDQPYISLTRVYKDGNYVSQGVVEILQDAGTLFQHLNELQANNNDLRIYVVDEQNTRLYPLSSDADASQAGYFDDVDLIQNLSFPPDTMQEITDPLSQSKQMMTYMTSQETRWTVIVMQSKHSLFASLNRMAVMFIGATLATLMLILVLSYLISKRVTLPLHRLQRIIQKTGENDLLSGQDSGQLFKLEHPGSIREMDELNDTFIRLNQQLLQSFQDRLAMKSQETEARLLALQSQMNPHFLYNNITNISIMAEEGMNEQIVAFCTNIASMLRYISTPGKNGVPLSQELDYCERYLECMKIRFEDDLHYEFHIPEEMKYIQVPMLMVQPLLENAMKYGLGDSPPWRLNITGDMDAVQQTWQIHVEDNGPGMEPEALAKIMHYIEQSQEWERMPDLEINGMGLKNIWVRLKLWYGTAAHMQITNKPSGGVQITIGGSIRKEHD, via the coding sequence TTGCGATATCGATTTGGAACGCTTCAGCAAAGTCTGTTTGCCTATTACTCTGCGGTATTTATTATCTTTTCGCTGATTGTGGCGGGGCTTCTGTATGTTTTTCTCGCAAGTGACATTCGTCAGCGAAGTGAAGAACAACAGAGACAACTGGGGGTATCAATCGTCAGTAATCTGGATCAGGAAGTGGTGAAAATGAACAACTTCTCCATGAATATTGTGTACTCCAATCTGGTCAAAGAACACTTCAGTCACTACTTGGCACCAGCAGAAGGCAGTGAGCAGACAATGACGAGTGATCCAGCATTGTATAAGGATACAACCACACTAATTGACGTCATTCTCGCGATCATCAGCAGCTCCAATACAGCCAAGCAGGCCAATATCTATGACGTGAACGGCAAGATGTTGGGAGCGGGTGCATTCAACGGTCAATTGTCGGTAGACCTGACTCAGCGACCGTGGTACAAGGAAACCTGGGAGCGGAGTGGCTGGCGAGTGATCCAATTGTTAGAGGGCGGAGCCTTGCCCATTCCGACCGGCGAGGGAAAATCAGATCAACCTTACATTTCGCTTACCCGTGTATACAAAGATGGAAATTATGTCAGCCAAGGCGTCGTTGAGATTTTGCAGGATGCGGGAACCCTGTTTCAGCATTTGAATGAATTGCAGGCGAATAACAACGATCTCCGGATCTATGTAGTGGATGAACAAAATACACGGTTGTACCCACTTTCTTCGGATGCCGATGCTTCTCAAGCAGGATATTTCGATGATGTGGACTTGATTCAAAATCTTTCATTTCCTCCTGATACGATGCAGGAGATCACCGATCCTTTAAGTCAGTCCAAGCAAATGATGACGTACATGACGTCACAGGAGACGAGATGGACCGTTATTGTCATGCAGTCCAAACACTCCCTTTTCGCGAGTCTCAACCGGATGGCTGTGATGTTTATCGGTGCCACGTTAGCTACTCTCATGCTGATTCTGGTTCTCTCGTATCTCATCTCCAAACGGGTTACTTTGCCGCTGCATCGTTTGCAGCGCATTATTCAAAAAACGGGTGAGAATGATCTGCTATCCGGTCAGGATTCTGGTCAATTGTTCAAGCTGGAGCATCCCGGTTCCATCCGGGAGATGGATGAGCTGAATGATACGTTTATCCGGCTGAATCAACAGCTTTTGCAATCGTTTCAGGACAGGCTGGCGATGAAATCTCAGGAGACAGAAGCGAGATTACTGGCGCTGCAATCCCAGATGAACCCGCATTTTCTCTATAACAACATCACAAATATTAGCATCATGGCGGAAGAAGGCATGAATGAGCAGATTGTCGCGTTCTGCACCAATATTGCGTCTATGCTGCGTTATATTTCTACTCCGGGAAAGAATGGGGTTCCCCTGTCCCAAGAACTGGATTATTGTGAGCGATATCTGGAGTGTATGAAGATTAGGTTCGAGGATGATCTACACTATGAGTTTCATATTCCAGAAGAGATGAAGTATATCCAGGTTCCGATGCTGATGGTACAACCACTACTCGAAAATGCCATGAAATATGGACTGGGTGATTCCCCTCCATGGAGACTGAATATTACTGGAGATATGGATGCGGTACAGCAGACCTGGCAGATCCACGTGGAAGACAACGGGCCTGGCATGGAACCGGAGGCACTTGCCAAGATCATGCATTACATCGAACAATCACAGGAGTGGGAGCGTATGCCTGATCTCGAAATTAACGGCATGGGACTCAAAAATATATGGGTCCGATTGAAATTATGGTATGGCACGGCAGCCCACATGCAGATCACGAACAAGCCTTCCGGCGGTGTCCAGATTACCATAGGCGGTTCCATTCGAAAGGAGCATGACTGA
- a CDS encoding carbohydrate ABC transporter permease, with protein MRLRKRLASIGLNALAWLLSLVVLIPFVVIVLNSFKSDAEAKVLKLTLPEKFIFENYKIVYEQGHLGGSFFNSLLHSGASSLLLVFVVAFSAFTLSRNYSRLSKFLYFFLILGITLPLNYIPLMEVMKSMSMINSHLGMILLYTAMGIPISLFITYAFVSNIPKELDEAAIMDGCNGIKLFLRIIVPLLTSVLVTVFVLNFLSVWNEFTAPLYMLNTVEMWPMTLAVYNFFGQFSAQWNLVSADIVLTSLPVLIVFLIGQKYIVGGLTSGAVKG; from the coding sequence ATGCGATTGAGAAAAAGATTGGCTTCCATCGGGTTAAATGCACTCGCCTGGCTGCTCAGCCTGGTGGTCCTGATTCCTTTTGTCGTCATTGTACTGAATTCATTCAAGTCGGACGCCGAGGCCAAAGTGCTGAAGCTGACGCTGCCCGAGAAGTTTATCTTCGAAAATTACAAAATTGTCTATGAACAGGGACATTTGGGCGGTTCCTTTTTCAACAGTCTGCTGCATTCCGGAGCCTCTTCCCTGCTGCTGGTGTTTGTTGTAGCCTTCTCGGCCTTCACGTTATCCCGCAATTATTCGAGGCTCAGCAAGTTCCTGTATTTCTTCCTGATTCTTGGTATCACACTTCCGCTCAACTACATTCCGCTGATGGAAGTCATGAAGTCGATGAGCATGATCAATTCACATCTCGGCATGATTCTGCTCTACACCGCCATGGGGATTCCAATCTCGCTGTTCATTACGTATGCGTTTGTGTCTAACATCCCGAAGGAGCTGGATGAAGCTGCGATCATGGACGGATGTAACGGTATCAAGCTGTTCCTGAGAATTATTGTACCTCTGCTCACGTCCGTTTTGGTGACGGTATTTGTTCTTAATTTTCTGAGTGTCTGGAACGAGTTCACCGCCCCACTCTATATGCTGAATACGGTCGAGATGTGGCCGATGACGCTTGCTGTATATAACTTCTTCGGACAATTCAGTGCCCAGTGGAATCTGGTCAGTGCCGATATCGTGCTCACGTCATTGCCTGTGTTGATTGTGTTCCTCATTGGGCAAAAGTATATTGTAGGAGGACTAACTTCAGGGGCAGTTAAAGGGTAA